The Cyanobacterium sp. T60_A2020_053 genome segment AAGGCTAATTCCGCCAAGGTAGGTATTGTCGTAGAAGAGGGCAAACAGCTTAAAGAGGGAACATTTACTGATAAAGCAGTACAGTTAGCTTTAAGTCTCCAACAGAATATTACTGAAGGTAAAATTCCCCGAAACACAAAATCTTGAGCTAAAATGAATCAAATCGTGCCGTAAATCAAGTTGTTATCGACCTCTGTTAATTTGTTAATGTACAACTTTGTAAAGAACGTCACTAGCAAAATACGGGACTGACGGGACTCGAACCCGCGACACCCTGCGTGACAGGCAGGTACTCTAACCAGCTGAGCTACAGTCCCATTTGATTAACATTATCTATGTTAACAAATTGCCTATAAATTTGTCAAGGTTAATTGTTGGTTATTTTTATTACTGCAATCGTAATTAGGTATAGACTATAATCACCCTCATAGAGATATTTCCCCATAGACAGGAGTTGAAAGCAAAAAAATTTGATGAATATACTAGACGTAAAAAACTTAGAAATCACCTTTTTTGACGAAGACAACCAAGCCGAAACAGCTGTAAAACAGATTAATTTTAGCGTGGAAGCTGGTGAAACCCTTGGTATTGTAGGAGAATCTGGCTCTGGAAAATCCATCAGCGCCCTCGCCATCATGGGATTACTTCCCACTAACGGCAAAATAACTGCCGGAGAAATACTGTTTCAAGAAAAATCAGAAAACCAACCTATAAACCTAATCAACTTAACGGAAGAAGAAAAAAGACAATATCGAGGGGGCAAAATTGCTATGATATTTCAAGAACCCATGACTTCCCTCAATCCTTTGTACAGTATAGGTTTTCAACTAACTGAAGCCATCAGACAACATCAAAATATTAGTCCATCTCAAGTTCGAAGACAAGCCATCAATTTATTACAGGAAGTACAACTTCTACCTGATGATAGCGCCCTCAGCGCCCTCCACCCCCACAAGGACGAAAAAACGCAACAAGAATATATTAACCAACAGAAAAGGGCAATTTTACAACGCTATCCCCACCAAATGAGCGGAGGGCAACTGCAAAGAGTTATGATAGCCATGGCAATTTCTTGTAATCCTAGCCTATTAATTGCCGATGAACCAACCACCGCCCTCGATGTCACCATTCAAGCCACGATTTTGCAACTCTTGCGAGAATTATCCCAAAAACGCCATATGTCGGTCATTTTTATTACCCATGATTTAGCCGTAGTCGCCAATATCGCTGATGAGTTAGTAGTTATGTATCAAGGAAAAATCATGGAAAGGGGAAGGGCGCTATCTCTCCTGACTAACCCTCAACACCCTTATACAAAAGGCTTATTAGCCTGTCGCCCCCGTTTAGAAGAAACCAGAGAGTATTTACCCACCGTTGCCTGTTTGATGGCAAATGATGGCGACATCCCCCCCGTGGAGTTACCACCCAAACAAATCAAACTCAATCAACCTTTG includes the following:
- a CDS encoding ABC transporter ATP-binding protein, encoding MNILDVKNLEITFFDEDNQAETAVKQINFSVEAGETLGIVGESGSGKSISALAIMGLLPTNGKITAGEILFQEKSENQPINLINLTEEEKRQYRGGKIAMIFQEPMTSLNPLYSIGFQLTEAIRQHQNISPSQVRRQAINLLQEVQLLPDDSALSALHPHKDEKTQQEYINQQKRAILQRYPHQMSGGQLQRVMIAMAISCNPSLLIADEPTTALDVTIQATILQLLRELSQKRHMSVIFITHDLAVVANIADELVVMYQGKIMERGRALSLLTNPQHPYTKGLLACRPRLEETREYLPTVACLMANDGDIPPVELPPKQIKLNQPLLTVENLQVGFRKQGLFSKKNQNYFWAVKDISFQIFAGETLGVVGESGCGKSTLAKAILQLIKPYSGKIQFLGEDLTQLKAHQAKLRGVRRQMQIVFQNPYNSLNPRLSIGNAILEPMIIHNAGGNQQKRRERVSYLLEKVGLSPDWYQRYPHELSGGQRQRVCIARALALNPQLIICDESVSALDVSIQAQVLNLLKELQRELGLTYIFISHDLSVVKFMADRVMVMNQGKIEEIATTEQIINYPQRQYTKKLIASIPQFPEVA